In Oncorhynchus masou masou isolate Uvic2021 chromosome 11, UVic_Omas_1.1, whole genome shotgun sequence, the genomic stretch CCATGTCTGAAATGTTATCGTTAGCCTTGGATCTGCAGAAACCACACATACTTAGTATGATCTTTGTATGTAATATATGTATTAATGTATGTAATGTGCATGAATGTGTTTTCATAATATTATGTATAAGTTGAGTCTTAATATGAGCATGAGTCTACGAAGAGCATGTGTatttgtgcagtgtgtgtgtacagtatgtgaggGTGTGTTATGCCTGTCCATGTGTGTATGTCTTGTGTATGCTGATGTGAGGACTGATGTTTCTGGGTTAATTATTACACAAGGTAAACCAGTCAAGCGAAAGAAGAGAGATGCAACCCTGCATTTCCCCGGGCATTAGCTTTCAGCTTTCATACAGAACAActcatttttatttttactgttaTGCCAGTAGAAGTCAAACACAACTCTGATAGTTCGAAGCATGCATTTGTGTGATGGTAAAATCACATAATCATTTTTAAATTGCTTGTTGTTTATTTTGCCTAATAACAAGCGGTTTGAGATTCTGTCTGTAATGAAAAGCGCTATAAAAGTTCAAtaaattattatcattattataataGATATTTATTCCACAATATCCTTAACTGTGATGTGTTTTCTTTACCAAATATGTTGTGATGTGCCCTCCTAGATGTATTTATATCATGCTACTTATCATCTGCCATCTGTTCATTTAGCCTCTGACTTTCTGGACCAGTGTCTGTGGCTCTGTTTTGTCAATTCTATATTTTCCTGTTTGGTTACCGTTTACAGTTTTGGTAAATTGCTACTTGTGTGCCGTGTTGTTTTTGTCACTGCCGAGGAAAGTGGAACTTATTGAACCAGGGAGAATTCTATGGAGAGCGGGGTAAATTAGTGCTAACCCAGAGCTTATCTCCCAGGCTTTAATTAGCACATAAACCATGAAGGGACCCCCACTGACTCTCACAGCACTTAATAGACAGGCTGGATGTAGCATTTTAATTGCTTGTGTTGACATtgaactgacagtagtagacgtTGCTCTGAATCATAGATAACACAGAGGGGAACATGCCCTGCAAGAATGTTACTTGTCAGTACCATGTTGGATTGTGCGTTTGAGGGTTCCCTCATTCAGACTGCTCGGCTCAGAAGTGGCCTCTGGCAGGACATTGATTGACTCTTGAAGTTTAGgtcaggtcaggggtcactgTTGAACTCTAGGGCATctttgggagaatctcaattgcatactcctcacaTCCTCTTCCCTCGCCTCCTTCTTAAAACCCATTTGGAGAAGTtcacctctggctttctcatccaataggttttgagaaggaggtgaggagagaggatgtgaggtttatgcaattgagattctcgcACTGTGCTGATAGGCCTAGATGGAGAGCATGGTCTGGCGCGGTTTACTGAGGAAGTCATTACAGTACATTTCAAATACATCCATTAATGTGTTTGAAATTCTTAACCACCCACACATATAGATTACCCACTTTCAAACTTTTCACATATTTTGGAATGATTTGTGAGAAAATTGCTGTATTTACTCAACATTTAACAATGTATGTACGATTCGTGTTTGTCTGTGTTTCAAAATATATTTCCAATCCACACAGTGTAGGACTGGAGACTCTCTCAGACATTAATGAGAGGCTTCAGCGTTCACTACAGGGCATCATTGATTGGCTATCTGTGAAGGATGAGGAGCTATCTGACAGTTTGCCTTTACATGGCGATGTAACAAGCTACAAACATCAGAGTGAGATACATCAGGTAGGCCAAAACAATCTATAagatatacactactgttcaaaagtttggggtcacttcgaaatgtccttgtttttgaaataaaaacattttgtccattaaaataacatacatttgatcagaaatacattgttgacattgttaatgttgtaaatgactattgtagctggaaacggcagatttatttttaatgaaatatctacataggcgtacagaggcccattatcccattcgttttattgcttcttcaatcagacaacagttttcagctgtgctaacataattgcaaagggttttctaatgatcaattagccttttcaaatgataaacttgaattagctaacacaacgtgcaattgaaacacaggagtgatggttgttgatattGGGCCTCTGGACgtctactgtatgtagatattccataaaaaaatctgccgtttccagctacaatagtcatttacaacatcacaaatgtctacactgtatttctgatcaaatgtatgttattttaatagacaaaaaatgtgtttttctttaaaaaacaagggcatttctaagtgaccccaaacttttgaacagtggtGAACATTTTATTTGTTTGACTTTTATTGGCAATTTTTTTTGCAGGATATGTACACAATACACATGTGCCGTATATATAAAATAAGAGCATACAAATGGCCTTGTACAGTTATTTCACATTAAGCCATTGTTTATGGGAATGGTTTTGATGATCTTTATATGCCCGTGCAAAATCATCTCTACAGTCTTTGACATCTGTCTGTTGTCATGAATCGCAAATTCCCAACACATGCAATGTATGAAATGTAGTCCAAGTGAAAttctaaatagagagagagtacttCAACCCACATTATGATGTCGTCTGAATGTATTGTCATTGGAAATCAACACAGATTCAGTCTGAAGCCTGAGCTTGTGAATATTTCTTCTCTTGTTTGCTCCTGGCTATATTTGCAAGTCCACAGAGGTCTGTTATCTAATTCAGTTACAAGGATGAAAAAAACAAGATATCCAGTGTCTTGTGCATACTCCAGTTTTGTGGTTTTATTAACGTTAAGTCTTGTTATGCTGCTATGTACAGCACTTAACCCAGAGCAGATGGAATGACGATGGAACGGATGTCTGTTCTGTTGATCTCTTCTTTAGGTTTTCGTTGAGGAGTTAAAGTCTCGAGGACCCTTTATTTACTCGGTGTTGGAGTCCGCTCAGGCCTTTCTGTCACAATGTGCCACTGTGGATCCAGATGACAGTAAAGGTGGGGAAGTCAACAAGATATGGCAAACCCAATTATCAGAGCAATAAGTTAAGAAGTTAGTTATGTGTTCCTGGTTAGGAAGAAAATGCTTATTTCATAATAAGCTGAATCCTGATTTGTCATTGTCTCTCCAGTGAGATCTGCCCTTTCTGTTACTCTCCATCTCCTGTCTGTAGACGTGAGTACTCGACAGCAGAGTGTCGGTCGCTGGGTGTGGAGGCAGGCCGCAGTGGCCGGAGACCTGTGGGAGAGTGTGATGTCACGCAGTGTTCAGCGCCACAAACACATGCAGTGTACTCTGGAGCGCCTCACAGAGCTACAGGGGGCTGTGGAGGAGCTGTGCCTGGACATGGAGCAGGCTGAGGGGGTGCAGGAGGCCTGGGGGCCCATAGGAGACCTCCTCATTGACTCACTGCAGGACCACATCGATGCCACCAAGGTATGCAGGAATCAGCAACATACAACCATTTTTGTTTTCCACTACCAAGGTCCCTTTTTATTTTCCATTATATAGTGACTACTTGGACTAACATTGAAAGTGAGCTGATATGCTCCAAATGCTTAATCCGTGTGCATAGGCATAGAATAACTAAATTAGCAGCTATTCTCTGCACATTATATAGTTTGATTTATTCTAGATTGCTTTACCAGCAGATACAGTGTATTTGGTCAAAGACCCTACATACCAGGATGTTGTGTTATGATTGGCAAATAGTTGCCGTGTTAGTGACTGGCATGGCCTCTATGTTATAGTTGTTCCAGGAGGAGCTGACTCAGGGTCAGGAGGGCTTGAAGCATGTCAACCAGCTAGTCCACCAGCTGACCATCTCCAGTGTCCCCCTATCAGAGGACAACACCCAGGGTCTGCAGCAACTCAACACCAGATGGAAACTGCTGGAGGTACAAAAACAGGGAGAGGCTAAAATCCTATATGAGATTTTACAATCCTGATCTTCCCCTGCAACAATGTTCTCCAGCAGTCTCATTTTTCCCATCACTCTTCTAAAGCCTCTTGTTGTCAGATCACGTGTAGTATGTTACTCTGTCCCTGGGAATGTGCTGTAGCAGGCTTAGAGATGtgtgtgctgtagtgtgtgtgtttccctgttGCAGGAGTCCACTGAGAAGAGGCTGAGGCATCTGCAGGATGTCTACAGAGACTTTGGGCCCAGGTCCCAGCATTTCCTCTCTGGTaagctgcttctctctctctgctggagaACCCCCTCAGAACACTGGTTACATTTGCCATTCTGTGTGCCCTTGCTCTTCTGGTTACATTTTCCATGCTACATTGTTGTGCTTGCTTGATTTACATTGTTTCATTTTAGGTTCAGTGCAGATTCCATGGGAACGTGCCATATCGCCCAACAAAGTGCCATACTACATTAAGTAAGcataaataaaaacacaaaacCAGTGTGAGAAAACATCAGCCTTCCAGCACAAATACAAGTCTAGCAGCATACAGTGGTTATTCCTTTAAAAGTTTAGAGCTTATGCCGCGACCGtttgtggtagatggtggcaGATTGGGGTAAATTGTGTCATTCTGGCAACAATAGCTGACAAATAACGTGCCATATAATTATGCGGCACTCTGCAAGCTGTGCTGCAATAAGGCCGCAACTTTTAAGGGAAGAACCACTGTAGCATGTCACAACAGTTTCCCTCTTTTTGCGACCCGTGTCCCAGTTTGTTTACTGTGACCTCAATATTTACTGTGACCCCTGTCCCTCTACGTCTCTCTACATGTTACTCTCTCTTGCTACAGCCATCAAACACAGACCACTTGTTGGGATCATCCACAAATGAAAGAGCTCTACCAGGCACTTGGTAAGACTGAAGAAAAGGATCGCCATATGATTGCAAGGATGCTTCCTATTATGGTGTTGATCTAAAGGTGCCATTATTTACCATCTTTCCCCAGCTGATCTGAACAATATCAGGTTCTCTGCCTACCGAACAGCCATGAAGCTGCGACGTGTACAACAGGCCTTGAGATGTGAGTGTGTTACTGTGCCCAGTGGCCTGTCATATTAATTGCCCCACTCAATCACCGCAGCAGTAGTGTCACAGCTAACGcccttctccctttcccctctacCCAAAGTGGACAAGCTGAGCCTTGGCTGTGCGGCAACGGTTTTCCAGGGCCTGGGGTCGGGGTATGATGACCCCGTGACGGACGCTGTTGAGGTTATGGATGTCCTGGAGGTCATCCATGCTCTGACCAGCCTGTACGAGCAGCTGGAGGAGAAACATGGCGTCTTGCTCGACATCCCGCTCTGTGTGGACATGTGTCTCAACTGGCTGCTCAACGTATACGACAGGTCTGCCTAATGGAACATCTTCTTAATTTTCTACAGTTTATTCCCCTTTTTGTCTATCCTTTAGCCTTTCTATTCCCAATCTCTATCTATTCCATAACATGTCACTCTCTCCACTCTTTCCCTTAAATattttccctccatctccctctgcatcttcctctcttcctctaagAGACATCCTAGGTCAGTCCCACATCAGGggttgctctctctatctcttagaTAATTTAGCTACAGTACATCACTCTTAGCAGGGCTCCTTGGATTAGCCATTCAGTTTAGTGAACAATATTCCCCAGGGCAACATCACCAACCAAGTATCAAATAAATATCCAATGATGCGTGACAGcgctcagtttgtgtgtgtgtgttttatactgCGGCCTTTACGCTCTTTGGATAGCGTGCATTTGTCCCTGGgcaattgtatgtgtgtgtgtgtgaagactgtgtggacgtgtttaacttCTTGTGGGGATCAGAAGTCCCCACGAGagtagtaaacaaacaaacatttgaccaactggggacatttagtccccacgaggtcaaatgctatttctagagggtttagggttaaggttagagttagtgtTAATCTTAGAATTAGGGTTCGGTGCTAGGGTTGgttttaggattagggttaggagctagtgtttggtttagggttaaggttgggtctttgagttagggttaaggttaaggtaagagtacgggttagggttagggaaaataggattgtgtgtgtgtgtgtgtgtgtgtgtgtgtgtgtgtgtgtgtgtgtatatagatgcATTCATATGCACTTCAGCTGAGTGGCTGAAGGCCAAAAGAGTGAGTATAGTGCTCTGGGGCTAACACCTGGATATCTTTTGAATGTGCGTAGGTATTGAACCATCTGCATTTGtgtgtgagaaggagagagatagtgagggTGTATTACTGCATTATCTCATGCTTAGATGGCAGTTGACTCTGTTGAGTAAGAATGTATACCACTGTGAAAAAACATCCACATCACTCCATACTGTGCGGCAGTCAAACACTGAGacttcctctttttctctctctgcaccCTCTAGTGGCCGTAATGGGCAGCTGAGTATCCTGTCCTTCAAGACAGGACTGGTGTGTCTATGCAATGCTGAGATTCAGGAGAAATGCAAATGTAAGATGTGCTTTGTTACTGTATATGATGCATTTCCAATCAATCGTACAGAGAAGTGTAGGTTGTGTCCTATATGTCCTGTCTGAGGAGAGGGTATGTCAGATCTGTTCTGGCAGGTGTCTGGGCCTGGTGGATGTGCTGACCAGCAGCACCTCAATGCCCTGCTTCAGGAGATAATCCAGATCCCATGGCAGCTAGGAGAGGTGGCTGCCTTTGGAGGGAGCAATGTGGAGCCAAGCGTGGCCAGCTGCTTTCGCATGGTGAGCTAGGATTTACATTGATCAAACTAGCTACTACTGTTAAGTATAGCTAAGGTTTTCCCCATCTAATTCCCTGTTATTGTGTGAGATTGCAATAAGTAAAATCCATTCTGTGTTAAAAACTGATACTTGTCATTAGAGTATCTCCAATCTTGATATGTGATGTTGATTATCAAAAGGGATTTTGAACATTCTTTATTCATTTGTAAGGTGTAATCTATGACAAATAATGGGAGCAGCAGACTAATATCACAGAGGATTTGAGGCTGTTTACATGTCTTTGAGTAGCTCtgagaccatggtggagagatgCATATGCCTGATTAAACACTGTGAGCCCTATTCAACTAACCATCTATGATGACAGTTATGCTAACTCAAACTGTATCATGTTAAAAGCTCATGTCAAACATTCATGATAAATACTGAGACATCAACGCCTCTGATAGACTCTTTTAGATCAGCCAGTCATATGTCTGCTGCCTCTGTTTCATCTTGACATATCTGAGTGAGATTAGTAAACAGTCAACTATGTCAAAGGGGTCATGGCATTTTAACAGGCTGTGTTAACTTATCTGAAAGGGCTAATTGCCACAGGCTCTGTCGCTCTGACCTTTTGCTGTCTGTCAGCTTGTTTGTGTGGGCTTTACGGAGGTACATATGTGTACACTGGTGTATTTGTGTACGTTGTGTATATTTGTATGTCCACATGCATGTCTGTTTGTGTAGTAAATATGTGATTTGTCCTCTGGTATGTCCCCATGATAGATACTCAGCAGTCCTTCACTCCAGTGGCATCGGGATGCTACTATAGTAGACAGGCTTTATCAGGCTCCACAGCTGGATTAGAGCACACCACTGGAACCCAAACGCAATGACAATTTAATTATGCAATTTCTCTCATCAAGGCCCTCAAGAAATGTAACATGGAGTGCCTTTCAAACCCTTTTTAATGAGAATTTAGTCCAGTAATGAACATTAGTGACTCATGAGGCTTGTCTTTAACATTTCTTATCATCAATGTCATTAATTATTTCTGGCAATGAATGACTGTGAAGCGCCAGTAATTTGCTACAGCTCTACTTAGTCAGTCTCTGAAGGGGACCAGCTGCCCTCAGGGTGCCAGAGAGCACAGGCCCTGCCTTCGGGATCTCTGGTGGTCTCatggtcctcttctcctccccaccGTGTGGCTGCAGGCTCCTGGGAAGACCTCCATCCAGTTGTCCCACTTCCTGGAGTGGATGAGCCTGGAGCCCCAGTCCATTGTGTGGCTGCCTGTGCTTCAGCGAGTGGTCCAGGCAGAGAACGCCCAACACCAGGCCAAGTGCTCCATCTGCAAACAGTGTCCCATCAAAGGCTTCAGGTGAACCATAGGGCCTCGACAGGGGAACACCATTTCAACCATATAGAGAATGTCAATAATATTTAGGCTTTTTAACTAATTTTCCCCCAGATACAGAAGCCTCAAGCAGTTTAATGTGGACATTTGTCAGAGCTGCTTCCTGTCCGGGCGTACTACCAAGGCCAAGTCTTTAATTTACCCAATCATGGAGTATTACACCCCAGTAAGACTCATTTTATTATGCCATACTACACCCAAGCATGGCTACAAGAATATTCCCATGGAATTGCAATGTACATTATTTTTTGATCTCTGACAGACCACTTCAGGGGAAAGGATGCGTGATTTTGCCAAAACACTGAAGAACAAGTTCAGATCAAAGCAGTACTTCAGCAAGCATCCCCAGAGGGGCTACCTGCCTGTACAGTCTGTCTTGAGGTCAGGGAGTGAGGAGACGTGAGTCCACAGAATTAGTTCTAAAGCCTGGGAGGTCTTATGTGATGGCACATCTGGAGACTGTGAGCACAGATTGACTCCTGACTTTGATAGACATCTCTGTGCTTCCTTTAGGCCCAGCTCGTCCCCGAGGCTTccccactcagacacacactccagGATTGAGCACTATGCCTGCAGGTATGAGTCAAGAAATCCTAATATAGTATCAGCCACCTGCTGCTGCCCATTAGCTGGGTGGACTTCACCCTGGGGGTGTTGGGTCAGGCTGAGTCAGAAAAGTGGGCCTGAAGCCTACCAGCGCTAGGGCCAAGAGTGGAGCACGCTGAAGGTTAGCAGTGTCCACAGAACCTTATAATCCAGTTTCTCAGGCAATAACTCCTGCAGCCTATATTTGTAACAGCTGGTCTGAGATCAGCAGCCTGCTGAACACTACGTGTTCCCCGGCACCGCTGTGTTTACTTCAACAAAGCAACTATTATGTCAGACACACATTTGTCAGTTTCTTTACTTCAATGTCAGTGAAGAAATCTCTAAAAACTTCTCTAGTAATTTCTTAATTTTCATCTGTTCACTATCCATGCATGCAGTCTTTATCTGTCCCTACATTCGGCCCTCAGCAGCACTGCTCACGATGTGCCTTTTCTCTGAAATAATCTTCTCCACACAGATGAACATGATGCCACTAATGAGTATGGTGGAGTGGCGTGACTTCCTTATTTCGGCTTAATCATATTAAAACAGTTAGTCTGGCGTGTCCTCTTTCTCTGCAAGATCATGTTTATAAGAAATTAAAGCAAAAAGTGAAGAAACACAGAAATGTAATTCTGCCAAGGAAATTGTCTACAGAAAAGCACAGAAGACTGATTTAGGAGCAGCTGAAGGAGCAACAGTTGTTCCCTCTTGTAATGTTTAGACTGCTGCATTTGTACTTCTGGGAATTCCCTCCTATGATACACATTCCATTTACCTCACAGtgaactacagtaccagtcaaaagtttggaaacacctactcgtTAAAAggttctttatttgtactattttctacattgtggaataatagtgaagacatcaaaactatgaaatatcacatattttatatttgagattcttcaaagtagccaccctttgccttgatgacagctttgcacattcttggcattatctcaaccagcttcacctggaatgcttttccaacagtcttgaaggagttcccacactcgttagctgcttttccttcactctgccgtcacactcatcccaaaccatctcaattgagatcgggcgattgtggaggccaggtcatctgatgcagcactccaccactctccttggtcaaatagcccttacacagcctggaggtgtgttttgggtcattgtcctgtggaaaaacaaatgatagtcccactacacacaatcagatgggatggtatattgctgcagaatgctgtggtagccatgctggttaagtgtgccttgaattctaaataaatcactgacggtgtcaccagcaaagcaccaacacacctcctcctccatgcttcacagtgggaatcacacatgcggagatcaccGCTCACCTActccgcatctcacaaagacatgtcggttggaaccaaaaatctcacattttgactcatcagaccaaagaatggatttccactggtctaatgtccattgctcgtgtttcttggcctaagcaagtctcttcttatgattggtgtcctttagtagtggtttctttgcagcaattcgagcatgaaggcctgattcacgcagtgtcctctgaacagttgatgttgagatttgtttgctacttgaattctgtgaagcatttatttgggctttaatctgaggtgcagttaactctaattaacttatcctctacagcagaggtaactcggggtcttcctttcctgtggcagtcctcagaGTCAGTTTCATCTTattgcttgatggtttttgcgactgcactttaagaaactttcaaagttcttgacattttctggattgactgatcatgtcttaaagtaatgatgcactgtcatttctatttgtctatttgagctgttcttgccataatatgaacttggtcttttaccaaatagggctctcttctatatacctcccctaccttgtcacaacataactgattggctaaaactcattaagaaagaaaaaaattaacttttaacaaggcacacctgttaattgaaatgcattccaggagaCTACCttgtgaatctggttgagagaatgccaagagtgtgcaaagctgtcatcaaggcaaagggtggctactttgaagaatcaaatatctaaaatatatttagaatttCAAAAAAGCAtttttggggttactacatgattccatatgtgttatttcatagtgttgttgtcttctattattctacaatgtagaaagaagtaaaaaaaaaaaaaaaaaaacacttgaatgagtaggtgtgtccaaactattgactggtactgtatgtttttacTGTCTGCTTCTGTTCAAGACTCGCTGACATGGAGGACCAAAACTGCTCCTTCTTCAATGAGAgcttgtaagtttatcatagaaAGCTCTTACTTAATGATAGAAAATGAGACTGTGTCCAAGATGAACATTACATTATCTTTCTTACATGTCCGCATAGTTCATTCTGTCCTTCCCTCTGTTAATGGCCAGGGATGAGGATCAGTATCTTGACCGTCTGGAGCAGGACTCCCTGGCCTCCTGTCATCATTACATGGGTTATACAGGCTGTGAGACCCAGGATGAGCTGCAGAGGACACTGGCCATGCTGGAGAATGAGAACAGGTGAGAGGTCACTAATGCTCATGTCCTTATCATTTCATGAGTGGTGAGGTCACTCCAATCACatccaaatcaaaatatatatttctgcCATCAGGGTatcaaatcatatccaatcatcATTAGTTTACCTCTGATCTGCCATAAGAGCATAGATGAAAACATAAAAACACAAATGATTGCCTGGGGTCACAAAGGTGTAATTTCCCCCAGGGTGCTCCAGGGGGAGTACCGACGTCTGAAGTGGCAGCACGCTGAGGCCCAGGCATGTCCACAACTGAGGGAGGGCTCTGTGGACCCGGAGGACTACCAGGACCAGGCCTTGC encodes the following:
- the LOC135548395 gene encoding dystrophin-related protein 2-like isoform X3; amino-acid sequence: MWHYPHRLRCCWLLAFICFSISLLLLALWVMQQDGCGSEQIVDVLSLRNHRDYWLSSEHYLVCGTIERNDHSHSNGMESGLCDWMTTNLTRDIDRKPRGRLSMPQCQCEPQPHPGVPRDQEWARDGRRSASQQGGQCEDCEMCLWCRGVQHNPHNTSVGLETLSDINERLQRSLQGIIDWLSVKDEELSDSLPLHGDVTSYKHQSEIHQVFVEELKSRGPFIYSVLESAQAFLSQCATVDPDDSKDVSTRQQSVGRWVWRQAAVAGDLWESVMSRSVQRHKHMQCTLERLTELQGAVEELCLDMEQAEGVQEAWGPIGDLLIDSLQDHIDATKLFQEELTQGQEGLKHVNQLVHQLTISSVPLSEDNTQGLQQLNTRWKLLEESTEKRLRHLQDVYRDFGPRSQHFLSGSVQIPWERAISPNKVPYYINHQTQTTCWDHPQMKELYQALADLNNIRFSAYRTAMKLRRVQQALRLDKLSLGCAATVFQGLGSGYDDPVTDAVEVMDVLEVIHALTSLYEQLEEKHGVLLDIPLCVDMCLNWLLNVYDSGRNGQLSILSFKTGLVCLCNAEIQEKCKYLFWQVSGPGGCADQQHLNALLQEIIQIPWQLGEVAAFGGSNVEPSVASCFRMAPGKTSIQLSHFLEWMSLEPQSIVWLPVLQRVVQAENAQHQAKCSICKQCPIKGFRYRSLKQFNVDICQSCFLSGRTTKAKSLIYPIMEYYTPTTSGERMRDFAKTLKNKFRSKQYFSKHPQRGYLPVQSVLRSGSEETPSSSPRLPHSDTHSRIEHYACRDEDQYLDRLEQDSLASCHHYMGYTGCETQDELQRTLAMLENENRVLQGEYRRLKWQHAEAQACPQLREGSVDPEDYQDQALLAEAKGLRHHKGRLETRMQILEDHNKVLESQLHRLREILQQNREGSEDNVSTGTPSSVYSPVSRRDQLGRQLSSGASNTEPPGPALEPEQGVTADHLQQVIEQLKNVFPLETRENGVASPF
- the LOC135548395 gene encoding dystrophin-related protein 2-like isoform X1, encoding MWHYPHRLRCCWLLAFICFSISLLLLALWVMQQDGCGSEQIVDVLSLRNHRDYWLSSEHYLVCGTIERNDHSHSNGMESGLCDWMTTNLTRDIDRKPRGRLSMPQCQCEPQPHPGVPRDQEWARDGRRSASQQGGQCEDCEMCLWCRGVQHNPHNTSVGLETLSDINERLQRSLQGIIDWLSVKDEELSDSLPLHGDVTSYKHQSEIHQVFVEELKSRGPFIYSVLESAQAFLSQCATVDPDDSKDVSTRQQSVGRWVWRQAAVAGDLWESVMSRSVQRHKHMQCTLERLTELQGAVEELCLDMEQAEGVQEAWGPIGDLLIDSLQDHIDATKLFQEELTQGQEGLKHVNQLVHQLTISSVPLSEDNTQGLQQLNTRWKLLEESTEKRLRHLQDVYRDFGPRSQHFLSGSVQIPWERAISPNKVPYYINHQTQTTCWDHPQMKELYQALADLNNIRFSAYRTAMKLRRVQQALRLDKLSLGCAATVFQGLGSGYDDPVTDAVEVMDVLEVIHALTSLYEQLEEKHGVLLDIPLCVDMCLNWLLNVYDSGRNGQLSILSFKTGLVCLCNAEIQEKCKYLFWQVSGPGGCADQQHLNALLQEIIQIPWQLGEVAAFGGSNVEPSVASCFRMAPGKTSIQLSHFLEWMSLEPQSIVWLPVLQRVVQAENAQHQAKCSICKQCPIKGFRYRSLKQFNVDICQSCFLSGRTTKAKSLIYPIMEYYTPTTSGERMRDFAKTLKNKFRSKQYFSKHPQRGYLPVQSVLRSGSEETPSSSPRLPHSDTHSRIEHYACRLADMEDQNCSFFNESLDEDQYLDRLEQDSLASCHHYMGYTGCETQDELQRTLAMLENENRVLQGEYRRLKWQHAEAQACPQLREGSVDPEDYQDQALLAEAKGLRHHKGRLETRMQILEDHNKVLESQLHRLREILQQNREGSEDNVSTGTPSSVYSPVSRRDQLGRQLSSGASNTEPPGPALEPEQGVTADHLQQVIEQLKNVFPLETRENGVASPF
- the LOC135548395 gene encoding dystrophin-related protein 2-like isoform X2 codes for the protein MWHYPHRLRCCWLLAFICFSISLLLLALWVMQQDGCGSEQIVDVLSLRNHRDYWLSSEHYLVCGTIERNDHSHSNGMESGLCDWMTTNLTRDIDRKPRGRLSMPQCQCEPQPHPGVPRDQEWARDGRRSASQQGGQCEDCEMCLWCRGVQHNPHNTSVGLETLSDINERLQRSLQGIIDWLSVKDEELSDSLPLHGDVTSYKHQSEIHQVFVEELKSRGPFIYSVLESAQAFLSQCATVDPDDSKDVSTRQQSVGRWVWRQAAVAGDLWESVMSRSVQRHKHMQCTLERLTELQGAVEELCLDMEQAEGVQEAWGPIGDLLIDSLQDHIDATKLFQEELTQGQEGLKHVNQLVHQLTISSVPLSEDNTQGLQQLNTRWKLLEESTEKRLRHLQDVYRDFGPRSQHFLSGSVQIPWERAISPNKVPYYINHQTQTTCWDHPQMKELYQALADLNNIRFSAYRTAMKLRRVQQALRLDKLSLGCAATVFQGLGSGYDDPVTDAVEVMDVLEVIHALTSLYEQLEEKHGVLLDIPLCVDMCLNWLLNVYDSGRNGQLSILSFKTGLVCLCNAEIQEKCKYLFWQVSGPGGCADQQHLNALLQEIIQIPWQLGEVAAFGGSNVEPSVASCFRMAPGKTSIQLSHFLEWMSLEPQSIVWLPVLQRVVQAENAQHQAKCSICKQCPIKGFRSLKQFNVDICQSCFLSGRTTKAKSLIYPIMEYYTPTTSGERMRDFAKTLKNKFRSKQYFSKHPQRGYLPVQSVLRSGSEETPSSSPRLPHSDTHSRIEHYACRLADMEDQNCSFFNESLDEDQYLDRLEQDSLASCHHYMGYTGCETQDELQRTLAMLENENRVLQGEYRRLKWQHAEAQACPQLREGSVDPEDYQDQALLAEAKGLRHHKGRLETRMQILEDHNKVLESQLHRLREILQQNREGSEDNVSTGTPSSVYSPVSRRDQLGRQLSSGASNTEPPGPALEPEQGVTADHLQQVIEQLKNVFPLETRENGVASPF